One region of Chryseobacterium sp. SORGH_AS_0447 genomic DNA includes:
- a CDS encoding bifunctional riboflavin kinase/FAD synthetase yields MKVFRNFSEYTSQKPLALSLGMFDGVHLGHKSIIDELIKAGSENNMETAVLTFWPHPRFVFNPNENLKLLNTLEEKTFLMEKYNIENLFLKEFDEEFRNLTGEEFVRQILVDRLHVKYLIIGYDHSFGKNKSGNFELLQKLSKELDFEVEQMEAINIHENNISSTKIRKALLDGNIREANEMLGYSYSVSGIVVHGKKIGRTIGYPTANIETDSIKLLPKKGAYIVEVFVKDQHYKGMLSVGTNPTVNGEKLTVEVYLLDFNDDIYDEKITVKFRDFLHDEIKFEGLEKLIERLDEDKRLTEEFQF; encoded by the coding sequence TTGAAAGTTTTCAGGAATTTTAGCGAGTATACTTCTCAAAAGCCTCTAGCATTGTCTCTGGGCATGTTCGACGGGGTTCATCTTGGCCATAAAAGTATTATTGATGAGCTGATAAAGGCGGGTTCGGAAAACAATATGGAAACGGCAGTCCTTACTTTCTGGCCACATCCGAGATTTGTTTTTAACCCTAACGAAAACCTTAAGCTTCTGAATACCCTGGAAGAAAAAACGTTTTTGATGGAAAAATACAACATCGAAAACCTGTTTCTGAAAGAATTTGATGAAGAATTCAGAAATCTGACCGGCGAAGAATTTGTACGACAGATTTTGGTAGACCGGCTGCATGTAAAATATCTGATCATCGGCTACGACCATTCTTTCGGAAAAAATAAAAGCGGGAATTTCGAATTGCTGCAAAAGCTATCAAAAGAGCTAGATTTTGAAGTAGAACAGATGGAAGCCATCAACATCCATGAAAACAACATCAGCTCGACTAAAATCCGTAAAGCCCTTTTAGATGGAAATATCCGGGAAGCCAACGAAATGTTGGGTTACTCCTACTCCGTTTCCGGAATCGTTGTGCATGGAAAGAAGATCGGACGCACCATCGGTTATCCGACCGCCAACATCGAAACCGACTCTATTAAGCTTTTACCGAAAAAAGGAGCTTATATTGTTGAAGTTTTCGTAAAAGATCAACATTACAAAGGCATGCTGAGCGTCGGCACTAATCCTACAGTTAACGGGGAAAAGTTAACCGTTGAAGTGTATCTTCTTGATTTTAACGACGACATTTACGACGAAAAAATCACTGTGAAATTCCGTGATTTTCTCCATGACGAGATTAAGTTTGAAGGACTTGAAAAGCTGATTGAAAGGTTGGATGAAGATAAAAGACTGACGGAGGAATTTCAGTTTTAA
- a CDS encoding aminotransferase class I/II-fold pyridoxal phosphate-dependent enzyme produces MDIFDRIKENPGPLGQFADYGEGYFIFPRLEGPIGPRMQFQGREVIFWSANDYLGMCNHPEVLEADAKAAAEFGMFYPMGARAMSGETEQHLQLERELADFVQKESAYLLNFGYQGMVSTIDALVGRNDVIVYDVDSHACIVDGVRLHAGKRFTYRHNDIASLEKNLERATKVAEETGGGILVITEGVFGMRGQQGKLKEICELKSKFKFRLLVDDAHGFGTLGKTGAGAGEEQGCQDQIDVYFSTFAKSMAGFGAFIAGDKEIIRYLKFNLRSQIFAKSLTMPMVIGGLKRLELLRTRPEIKAKLWENTYKLQNGLKERGFNIGDTNTCVTPVMMQGTPVEATLLVKDLRENYRIFTSVVVYPVIPKGMILLRLIPTASHTDSEINETLAAFEAIHDKLVSGHYKEQEQKLLEEQGLSFKAI; encoded by the coding sequence TTGGATATTTTTGACAGAATAAAAGAAAATCCAGGACCACTTGGACAATTTGCAGATTATGGTGAAGGGTATTTCATTTTCCCTAGATTGGAAGGACCGATCGGCCCGAGAATGCAGTTCCAGGGCAGAGAAGTTATTTTCTGGAGTGCGAATGATTATTTGGGAATGTGTAACCACCCCGAAGTGCTGGAAGCTGATGCAAAGGCGGCCGCAGAATTCGGAATGTTCTATCCGATGGGCGCAAGAGCGATGTCGGGTGAGACGGAACAGCACCTTCAACTGGAAAGAGAACTGGCCGATTTTGTTCAAAAGGAATCTGCATATTTATTGAATTTCGGATACCAGGGAATGGTGTCTACGATTGACGCTTTGGTTGGAAGAAACGATGTAATTGTTTATGATGTCGATTCCCACGCCTGCATCGTAGACGGGGTAAGACTTCACGCCGGAAAAAGATTCACGTACCGACATAACGATATCGCCAGCCTAGAAAAAAACCTAGAACGCGCCACTAAAGTTGCTGAAGAAACCGGAGGTGGAATCCTAGTAATTACGGAAGGAGTTTTCGGAATGAGAGGACAGCAGGGAAAACTGAAAGAAATCTGTGAATTAAAATCAAAATTCAAATTCAGATTATTGGTAGACGATGCCCATGGATTTGGAACCCTTGGAAAAACAGGAGCCGGAGCCGGTGAAGAGCAGGGATGCCAGGATCAGATCGATGTTTATTTCTCAACTTTTGCCAAATCGATGGCAGGATTCGGCGCTTTCATCGCTGGAGATAAGGAAATTATCAGATACCTGAAATTTAACCTGAGATCACAGATCTTCGCAAAATCACTGACAATGCCAATGGTAATCGGTGGTCTGAAAAGACTGGAACTGTTGAGAACAAGACCGGAAATCAAAGCAAAACTTTGGGAAAATACCTATAAATTACAGAACGGTCTTAAAGAAAGAGGCTTCAACATCGGTGATACCAACACTTGTGTAACTCCGGTAATGATGCAAGGAACACCTGTAGAAGCAACGCTTTTAGTGAAGGATTTAAGAGAAAATTACAGAATCTTTACTTCGGTAGTGGTATATCCGGTTATTCCAAAAGGAATGATTTTATTAAGGCTGATTCCTACCGCTTCTCATACGGATTCCGAAATCAATGAAACCCTCGCTGCTTTTGAAGCGATCCATGATAAATTGGTAAGTGGGCATTACAAGGAGCAGGAGCAAAAATTATTAGAAGAACAAGGCTTGAGCTTTAAAGCCATCTAA
- a CDS encoding MmcQ/YjbR family DNA-binding protein, giving the protein MDANEILDYCLAKKGVTESFPFDNETLVMKVGTKMFLLMSLERQPLQISVKTDPEWSIELREQYPQITGAYHMNKTHWNSVSLDGLKRDLIFQMIDHSYELIFKSLTKKAKEEIENS; this is encoded by the coding sequence ATGGATGCCAATGAAATTTTAGATTACTGTCTTGCGAAGAAAGGCGTTACCGAAAGCTTCCCTTTTGACAATGAAACGCTGGTGATGAAGGTCGGAACAAAAATGTTTCTGCTGATGTCGCTGGAAAGACAGCCGCTGCAAATCAGTGTGAAAACGGATCCGGAATGGAGCATCGAGCTTCGTGAGCAATATCCGCAGATTACCGGAGCCTATCACATGAACAAGACCCATTGGAATTCCGTATCTCTTGACGGCTTAAAAAGAGATTTAATATTTCAGATGATTGATCATTCGTATGAATTGATTTTTAAATCACTGACGAAAAAAGCGAAAGAGGAAATTGAAAATTCTTAA
- a CDS encoding radical SAM protein yields MKDLLLITPPFTQLNTPYPATAYIKGFLNTKNISSHQVDLGIEVILALFSKEGIRKIFDKTIDLPNVSENTQRIFTLRNEYIKTIDQVISFLQGKTPTLARQICSMNFLPEASRFNQLDDMEFAFGNMGLQDKAKHLATLYLEDLSDYIVENIDPDFGFSRYAERLGKSANSFDELYAKIIGDSTFIDGFTLEILQKKLETVQPKLVCFSIPFPGNLYAAFRCAKFIKENYPHIKTAMGGGFPNTELREIKDQRVFDFFDFITLDDGELPLELLYESICPTTQSQDESAQFKRTFLMENGAVVYKNNSVRHDYKQADIGTPDYTDLQLDKYISVIEIANPMHSLWSDGRWNKLTMAHGCYWGKCTFCDISLDYIKIYEPISAKILVDRMEELIESTGETGFHFVDEAAPPALMREVALEILRRNLVVTWWTNIRFEKSFTKDLCFLLKLSGCVAVSGGLEVASDRLLKLIDKGISVEQVAKVTRNFTEAGIMIHAYLMYGYPTQTIQETVDSLEMVRQLFEMGILQSAFWHQFAMTAHSPVGINPEEFGVTPIKQEIFFANNDIDFTDKTGIDHGKFSFGLKKSLFNYMHGINFELPLQDWFEFKIPRTTIHPDYIHDCLLEDEDFVFKGNSKVIFLTQNVIAENRVKTKKKAAYPYTKITAHLKTNVVSIDLDQQQAEWLMKIFQENTIENPKKLTLQQLKINFEQNLDDFELFWFSKPMQQLKENGVILSL; encoded by the coding sequence TTGAAAGATCTGCTTCTTATCACTCCGCCTTTTACGCAACTTAACACTCCTTATCCTGCTACAGCTTACATCAAAGGTTTTCTGAATACCAAGAATATTTCGAGCCATCAGGTGGATTTGGGGATTGAGGTTATTCTGGCGTTGTTTTCAAAAGAAGGAATCCGGAAAATTTTCGATAAGACTATTGATCTTCCGAATGTTTCGGAAAACACCCAGCGGATATTTACCCTCAGAAATGAATATATAAAAACCATTGACCAGGTCATCAGTTTTCTCCAGGGAAAAACACCGACCTTGGCACGGCAGATCTGCTCCATGAATTTTCTTCCCGAGGCTTCCCGTTTCAACCAGCTGGACGATATGGAATTTGCTTTTGGAAATATGGGACTGCAGGATAAAGCTAAACACCTGGCCACCTTATACCTGGAGGACCTCTCCGATTACATTGTCGAAAATATAGATCCTGATTTCGGATTCAGCCGGTATGCAGAGCGTTTAGGGAAAAGTGCCAATTCGTTTGACGAGCTATATGCTAAAATCATCGGCGATTCAACCTTTATTGATGGCTTCACTTTAGAAATCCTTCAGAAAAAGCTGGAAACCGTACAGCCCAAACTGGTTTGCTTTTCAATACCTTTTCCCGGAAATCTCTACGCTGCTTTCCGGTGCGCCAAATTCATCAAAGAGAATTACCCGCATATCAAAACAGCGATGGGCGGCGGTTTTCCGAATACGGAATTAAGGGAAATAAAAGATCAGCGGGTATTTGACTTCTTTGATTTCATTACCCTAGATGACGGCGAGCTTCCTCTTGAACTGTTGTATGAAAGCATCTGCCCTACTACGCAAAGTCAGGATGAATCCGCTCAGTTTAAAAGAACTTTTTTAATGGAGAACGGCGCAGTCGTTTATAAAAATAATTCGGTAAGGCACGATTATAAGCAGGCGGATATTGGAACTCCCGATTACACTGATCTTCAGTTAGACAAATATATTTCCGTAATTGAGATTGCCAATCCGATGCACAGCCTTTGGAGCGACGGAAGGTGGAACAAACTTACGATGGCGCACGGCTGCTATTGGGGAAAATGTACATTCTGCGATATTTCGCTGGACTACATCAAAATCTACGAACCGATTTCTGCAAAGATTCTGGTCGACCGTATGGAAGAGCTCATCGAATCTACGGGGGAAACAGGATTTCATTTTGTAGATGAAGCGGCACCTCCGGCCCTGATGCGGGAAGTGGCTTTGGAAATTTTACGCAGAAATCTGGTGGTTACCTGGTGGACGAACATCCGTTTTGAAAAAAGCTTTACGAAAGATCTCTGTTTTCTTTTAAAGCTTTCAGGCTGCGTGGCTGTTTCGGGCGGACTGGAAGTAGCAAGCGACCGTCTCTTAAAATTGATCGATAAAGGAATCTCCGTTGAGCAGGTTGCCAAGGTAACCCGAAATTTTACAGAAGCCGGCATTATGATCCATGCATACTTAATGTATGGTTATCCGACGCAGACGATTCAGGAAACTGTGGATTCGCTGGAAATGGTGCGGCAGCTTTTCGAGATGGGAATTTTACAGAGTGCCTTTTGGCATCAGTTTGCCATGACGGCGCATTCTCCGGTAGGAATCAATCCTGAAGAATTTGGGGTAACACCCATCAAGCAGGAAATTTTCTTTGCCAACAACGATATTGATTTCACCGACAAGACAGGGATCGATCATGGTAAATTTAGTTTCGGTTTGAAAAAGTCCCTGTTCAATTATATGCACGGAATTAATTTTGAACTTCCGCTTCAAGACTGGTTTGAATTTAAAATTCCGAGAACAACCATTCATCCGGATTACATTCACGACTGTTTGCTGGAAGATGAGGATTTTGTTTTTAAAGGAAATTCAAAAGTCATCTTTTTAACACAAAACGTAATCGCTGAGAATCGCGTAAAAACAAAAAAGAAGGCCGCTTACCCGTATACGAAAATTACAGCGCATTTAAAAACCAATGTTGTAAGCATAGATCTGGACCAGCAGCAGGCAGAATGGCTAATGAAAATATTTCAGGAAAATACTATCGAAAACCCTAAAAAGCTTACCCTTCAGCAACTTAAGATTAATTTTGAGCAGAATTTAGATGATTTTGAACTGTTCTGGTTTTCCAAACCGATGCAGCAATTGAAGGAAAACGGGGTAATTTTGAGCCTGTAA
- a CDS encoding F0F1 ATP synthase subunit epsilon yields the protein MNIKILTPEYVVFEGKVDSVLLPGKNGEFHIMENHAGIVSSLIGGKVKLYAKSLDETYAKYFAKEDEKDSVFSYPIKSGVVEFNHNKGIILCE from the coding sequence ATGAATATAAAAATTTTAACACCAGAATACGTAGTTTTTGAAGGAAAAGTAGACTCGGTATTGCTGCCTGGAAAAAATGGTGAATTCCACATCATGGAGAACCACGCAGGAATCGTATCTTCTTTGATCGGTGGTAAAGTAAAATTATACGCAAAGTCTCTTGACGAAACGTATGCAAAATATTTTGCCAAAGAAGATGAAAAAGATTCGGTTTTTTCTTATCCTATCAAAAGCGGTGTTGTAGAATTTAATCATAATAAAGGAATTATCCTTTGTGAATAA
- a CDS encoding glutathione peroxidase, whose product MKKLFLMFLSVVAFFNSCAQKKNDVSKAKTKELMGKSIYDFKVDALEEGKQINFADFKGKKILIVNTASECGFTPQYADLEKVSEEYKDKLVVVGFPANNFGGQEPGSNKEIGAFCQKNYGVTFPMAAKVSVKGSDTAPIFKYLTEKELNGVKNTTILWNFTKFLIDENGKLVDSFVSTTKPTDEAITKYLK is encoded by the coding sequence ATGAAAAAATTGTTTTTAATGTTTCTTTCGGTCGTTGCTTTTTTCAACAGCTGCGCCCAGAAGAAAAATGACGTTTCTAAAGCCAAAACCAAAGAACTTATGGGAAAATCGATATACGATTTCAAAGTGGATGCCCTGGAAGAAGGAAAGCAGATCAACTTTGCCGATTTTAAAGGAAAGAAAATCCTTATTGTAAATACCGCTTCGGAATGCGGATTTACGCCTCAGTATGCCGATCTGGAAAAAGTATCGGAAGAATATAAAGATAAATTGGTTGTTGTCGGTTTTCCGGCTAACAACTTCGGAGGACAGGAACCCGGATCAAACAAAGAAATTGGTGCTTTTTGCCAGAAGAACTATGGCGTAACTTTCCCAATGGCTGCTAAAGTTTCAGTAAAAGGCAGCGATACGGCTCCAATCTTTAAATATTTAACGGAGAAAGAACTGAATGGCGTAAAAAATACAACCATCCTTTGGAACTTTACCAAATTTTTAATTGATGAAAACGGAAAGCTGGTTGATTCTTTCGTAAGTACGACAAAACCTACGGATGAAGCGATTACGAAGTATTTGAAATAA
- a CDS encoding GLPGLI family protein, which translates to MKNQFLNIVFLFIFSFVFSQTIDKDSLKGEFTYLLKYKPNTLNQDYVISELYSLQIGDDRAFFISENALKFDSLFMAKYNKNKDVIDLSDIPVSKSNFLIIQKNNNIQFYESIGMTLLSYDSPVIDNWKLINETKVINSILCKKAEVRYKGRDWNAWYTTEIPFPYGPYKFSGLPGLIVKISDKTGDYDFELVKSISSTELKGKVVTVSERYYKNSKNVTKKELSQARTNFRENARYQLESMGTVFSQNQKERQKAVSTQKKGSNPIELED; encoded by the coding sequence ATGAAAAACCAATTTTTAAACATTGTATTCCTATTTATTTTCTCTTTTGTCTTTTCTCAGACAATCGACAAGGATTCATTAAAAGGAGAATTTACCTATTTACTTAAATATAAACCGAATACTCTCAATCAGGACTATGTAATTAGCGAACTCTATTCACTACAAATAGGCGATGACCGTGCTTTTTTTATTAGTGAGAATGCCTTGAAATTTGACTCTCTTTTTATGGCAAAATATAATAAGAATAAGGATGTTATTGATTTGAGCGATATCCCAGTTTCAAAATCCAATTTTCTGATTATTCAAAAAAATAATAATATCCAATTTTATGAATCTATAGGAATGACTTTGTTATCCTATGATAGTCCTGTTATTGATAATTGGAAACTCATTAACGAAACAAAGGTCATTAATTCTATTCTTTGTAAGAAGGCAGAAGTACGTTATAAAGGAAGGGACTGGAATGCTTGGTATACGACCGAAATTCCTTTTCCTTATGGACCTTATAAATTCAGTGGTCTTCCAGGTTTGATTGTAAAAATATCAGATAAAACAGGAGATTATGATTTTGAGTTGGTAAAATCAATCTCAAGCACTGAATTAAAAGGTAAGGTTGTAACTGTAAGTGAGAGGTACTATAAGAACTCTAAGAATGTTACTAAAAAAGAGCTATCCCAAGCAAGAACAAATTTTAGAGAAAATGCCAGATATCAATTGGAAAGTATGGGTACAGTGTTTTCACAAAATCAAAAAGAAAGACAAAAAGCAGTTAGTACACAAAAAAAAGGAAGTAATCCTATTGAATTAGAAGATTAA
- the atpD gene encoding F0F1 ATP synthase subunit beta yields MANQIKGKISQIIGPVIDVVFSDVEAVPAIYDALEITKENGEKVVLEVEQHIGEDTVRCIAMDATDGLKRGQDVIGYGNPITMPIGEAVNGRLFNVVGDAIDGLQDISKEGGLPIHRPAPKFDQLSTSAEVLFTGIKVIDLVEPYAKGGKIGLFGGAGVGKTVLIQELINNIAKGHGGLSVFAGVGERTREGNDLLREMLESGIIKYGDDFMHSMENGGWDLSKVDLEVMKDSKAAFVFGQMNEPPGARARVALSGLTLAEYYRDGGESGQGRDVLFFVDNIFRFTQAGSEVSALLGRMPSAVGYQPTLASEMGAMQERITSTKNGSITSVQAVYVPADDLTDPAPATTFAHLDATTVLDRKIASLGIYPAVDPLASTSRILAPEIIGEEHYNCAQRVKEILQRYKALQDIIAILGMEELSEEDKAVVYRARKVQRFLSQPFHVAEQFTGIPGSLVDIKDTIKGFNMIIDGELDHLPEAAFNLKGTIEEAIEAGQKMLADNA; encoded by the coding sequence ATGGCAAACCAAATTAAAGGTAAAATTTCTCAAATTATCGGTCCGGTAATCGACGTTGTCTTCAGTGATGTGGAAGCAGTTCCAGCGATCTATGACGCGTTAGAAATTACAAAAGAAAACGGTGAAAAAGTAGTTTTGGAGGTAGAACAGCATATTGGCGAAGATACAGTAAGATGTATTGCAATGGATGCTACTGACGGTCTTAAAAGAGGGCAGGACGTAATCGGATACGGAAATCCTATTACAATGCCTATCGGTGAGGCAGTAAACGGAAGACTATTCAACGTGGTTGGTGATGCTATCGACGGACTTCAAGATATATCTAAGGAAGGTGGTCTTCCAATTCACAGACCAGCTCCGAAATTTGATCAGCTTTCAACTTCTGCGGAAGTTTTATTTACAGGGATTAAAGTAATCGACTTGGTTGAGCCTTATGCAAAAGGGGGTAAAATCGGTTTGTTCGGTGGTGCCGGTGTAGGTAAAACAGTATTGATCCAGGAGTTGATCAACAATATTGCAAAAGGACACGGAGGTCTTTCGGTTTTCGCTGGTGTAGGGGAAAGAACGAGAGAAGGAAATGACCTTTTGAGAGAGATGTTAGAATCAGGAATCATTAAGTATGGTGACGATTTCATGCACTCTATGGAAAACGGAGGTTGGGATCTTTCCAAAGTAGATTTGGAAGTAATGAAAGATTCTAAAGCCGCATTCGTTTTCGGACAGATGAACGAGCCACCTGGTGCAAGAGCGAGAGTAGCACTTTCCGGTCTTACATTGGCTGAGTATTATAGAGACGGTGGAGAAAGCGGACAGGGTAGAGACGTACTTTTCTTCGTAGATAATATCTTCCGTTTTACACAGGCAGGTTCTGAGGTGTCTGCACTTCTTGGGCGTATGCCTTCTGCGGTAGGTTACCAGCCTACACTTGCTTCTGAGATGGGGGCGATGCAGGAAAGAATTACTTCTACTAAAAACGGTTCCATTACATCGGTACAGGCGGTTTACGTACCTGCGGATGACTTAACTGACCCGGCTCCGGCAACAACGTTTGCCCACTTGGATGCAACTACGGTATTGGACAGAAAAATTGCTTCTTTGGGTATTTATCCTGCGGTAGATCCTTTGGCTTCTACTTCAAGAATCCTTGCTCCGGAAATTATCGGTGAAGAACACTATAACTGTGCTCAGAGAGTAAAAGAAATCCTTCAGCGATACAAAGCTCTTCAGGATATCATCGCCATCCTTGGTATGGAAGAACTTTCCGAAGAAGATAAAGCGGTAGTTTACCGTGCAAGAAAAGTTCAGAGATTCTTATCTCAGCCTTTCCACGTTGCAGAACAGTTTACCGGGATCCCAGGATCATTGGTAGATATCAAAGATACCATCAAAGGTTTCAACATGATCATCGACGGTGAATTGGATCACTTGCCGGAAGCTGCTTTCAACCTGAAAGGAACCATAGAGGAAGCGATCGAAGCCGGACAAAAAATGTTAGCTGATAACGCATAA
- a CDS encoding PLP-dependent cysteine synthase family protein, with amino-acid sequence MSNVYDNILGLIGNTPMVKLNTVTKDIPATVYAKLESYNPGHSTKDRIALHIIENAEKRGLLKEDSIVVETTSGNTGFSIAMVCIIKGYKCILAVSDKTKPEKIAYLKALGATVYICPANVPANDPRSYYEVAKRIAAETPNSIYINQYFNELNIDAHYQTTGPEIWEQTQGKITHLFACTGTGGTLSGSAKFLKEKNPFIKIIGVDADGSILKSYHETGEIHKEDVHPYQIEGMGKNLIPSALLFEKVDEFVRVNDEMSAYRTREIALKEAIMGGYTTGAVTQALMQYAQSHEFSENDVIVLIYPDHGSRYITKVYSDKWMAEQGFINNCVHNYDEVFKTEFIK; translated from the coding sequence ATGAGTAATGTTTACGATAATATACTTGGCCTAATAGGAAACACTCCTATGGTGAAGCTTAACACTGTGACGAAAGATATTCCTGCAACCGTTTACGCCAAGTTAGAATCATATAATCCTGGACATTCCACTAAAGACAGAATCGCACTTCACATTATAGAAAACGCTGAGAAAAGAGGTTTATTAAAAGAAGATTCCATTGTTGTAGAAACGACGTCCGGAAATACAGGATTCTCTATTGCCATGGTCTGCATTATCAAAGGATATAAATGCATTCTGGCCGTTAGTGATAAAACAAAGCCTGAAAAAATTGCTTATCTTAAAGCATTAGGAGCTACGGTTTATATTTGTCCGGCAAATGTTCCGGCGAATGATCCGAGATCCTACTATGAAGTGGCCAAAAGAATCGCTGCGGAAACGCCTAACTCCATCTATATCAATCAGTATTTCAACGAGCTGAATATCGATGCTCACTATCAAACCACAGGCCCGGAAATCTGGGAACAGACACAAGGTAAAATAACGCATCTTTTTGCATGCACCGGAACCGGCGGCACTTTGTCGGGATCTGCGAAATTTTTAAAAGAGAAAAATCCGTTTATCAAGATTATCGGAGTGGATGCAGACGGATCCATCCTGAAAAGCTATCATGAAACTGGGGAAATCCATAAAGAAGATGTTCATCCTTACCAGATTGAAGGAATGGGGAAAAATCTGATTCCTTCTGCCCTTCTGTTTGAAAAAGTGGATGAATTTGTACGGGTAAATGATGAAATGTCTGCGTACAGAACGCGTGAAATTGCTTTGAAAGAAGCAATTATGGGAGGTTATACTACCGGTGCGGTTACCCAGGCATTGATGCAGTACGCACAGTCTCACGAATTTTCCGAAAACGATGTTATTGTTTTAATTTATCCGGATCACGGCTCAAGATACATCACCAAGGTGTACAGTGATAAATGGATGGCTGAACAGGGTTTCATCAACAACTGTGTTCACAACTACGATGAAGTTTTCAAAACAGAATTCATCAAATAA
- a CDS encoding NAD(P)H-binding protein → MKALVIGATGATGKDLVSQLLQDQDFDEIKVFVRKPIEIQNDKLKVYVVDFDKPQEWKNEVQGDVAFSCLGTTLKAAGSKEAQRKVDFDYQYEFAKAAKENDVDDYILVSSYGANPQSKIFYSRMKGELEEAVKKLYFSKITVFKPGILERKDSDRPGEVLGSRIIKFANRLGLLESQKPLPTNVLARAMINSSKIKSNGYSSIKLGNIFCFAEKSNE, encoded by the coding sequence ATGAAAGCTTTAGTTATTGGCGCTACGGGTGCTACAGGAAAAGATTTGGTCAGTCAGCTGCTCCAGGATCAGGATTTCGATGAGATTAAAGTTTTTGTGAGAAAACCTATTGAAATTCAGAATGATAAATTGAAAGTATATGTTGTGGACTTCGACAAACCACAGGAATGGAAAAATGAAGTTCAGGGTGACGTGGCATTTTCCTGCCTTGGAACAACGTTAAAAGCAGCAGGCAGCAAGGAAGCCCAACGAAAAGTTGATTTTGATTACCAGTATGAATTTGCAAAGGCCGCCAAAGAAAATGATGTGGATGATTATATCCTCGTTTCTTCATATGGCGCCAACCCACAATCCAAAATTTTTTATTCCCGGATGAAAGGCGAACTGGAAGAAGCCGTAAAGAAGCTTTATTTCAGTAAAATCACTGTTTTTAAACCGGGCATACTGGAACGTAAAGATTCTGACCGGCCGGGAGAAGTGCTGGGAAGCAGGATCATTAAATTTGCTAACAGGCTCGGGCTGCTGGAAAGCCAGAAACCCTTGCCAACAAACGTTCTTGCCAGGGCCATGATCAATTCCTCAAAAATTAAAAGCAACGGGTATTCGAGCATCAAGCTCGGGAATATTTTCTGCTTTGCGGAGAAGAGTAATGAATAG
- a CDS encoding lipopolysaccharide assembly protein LapB, protein MKKLVIIFILFFFIKGFSQDSYFLGKTNYCTPQDANSKKSFETAFLALNYPKYYGGVTNLLLKIAEKDPKYCDAYFMAGYFFRLQDMHKEALAAYYIADSLAQNKAPIFKQNLAIQFMRFGKVEEAREKYIEMVKYFPENPEGYYGIGNTSIVLGDYEKGLENLKQAENLYKTSGKVKDDVIYMYGMLYTLKENYETALPYLEDAYSTYNKDDGFLSLYALALIKVGKSKNDEKLIKKAQKTYEKVKDKVIAEEIRKKLNSEFS, encoded by the coding sequence ATGAAAAAACTAGTAATCATTTTTATTCTGTTTTTCTTCATCAAAGGATTTTCGCAGGATTCTTATTTCTTAGGAAAAACAAACTATTGTACACCGCAGGATGCAAATTCAAAGAAGAGTTTTGAAACTGCTTTCTTAGCACTGAATTATCCAAAATATTATGGCGGAGTCACTAATTTATTGCTGAAAATAGCAGAAAAAGACCCTAAATACTGCGATGCGTATTTTATGGCAGGCTATTTTTTCAGATTACAGGATATGCATAAAGAAGCTTTGGCTGCGTATTATATTGCTGACAGCCTCGCTCAGAATAAGGCACCCATCTTCAAACAAAATCTGGCTATACAATTTATGAGATTCGGTAAAGTGGAAGAAGCCAGGGAAAAATATATTGAAATGGTGAAATACTTTCCGGAAAATCCTGAAGGATATTACGGAATCGGAAATACATCTATCGTTTTAGGAGATTATGAAAAAGGATTGGAGAATTTAAAACAGGCGGAGAATCTGTACAAGACTTCAGGAAAAGTCAAAGATGATGTTATCTATATGTATGGTATGCTTTATACGCTTAAGGAGAACTATGAAACCGCTTTGCCCTACTTGGAAGATGCCTATTCTACCTATAATAAAGACGACGGCTTTCTTTCCCTTTATGCACTGGCATTAATAAAGGTAGGAAAAAGCAAAAATGACGAAAAGCTTATTAAAAAAGCTCAGAAGACTTATGAAAAAGTAAAGGATAAGGTAATTGCTGAAGAGATCAGGAAGAAACTTAATTCTGAATTCAGTTAA